One genomic window of Moorella glycerini includes the following:
- a CDS encoding sensor histidine kinase, whose amino-acid sequence MNPSLHFLTRDNWYWSLLLFVYGLSFFLMGFGIIIQARRGSDLRLGRRLPLLAVFGLLHGLVEWGYIFIPTAIVAEGWQTMRGMAVNGGHALLLALSYLFLLAFGINLLADTRGWPAWMRFLPLACFGGWLLFSALSLPQQSTAVASWLILIEITARYLLAAPGAAASGLAILAQGDELRHLRRGSLRFFLAGAAGALFLYAFGGGLIVPPAPFFPASFLNTSLLLRLGLPAQALRILSSILVAFFIFRLLDVYDAEERHYRETAREREMIWRERERIRRDLHDGLIQSIYGLALGLEHSRSLLAENPAVAAERLAVLKHQAEEVISGLRGYLAGLHLGRELPADPVALMKRVVTERVGGTGLKVNWCIRGNGRPHLDADQRDHLYHMLIEILSNIRRHAGASEAWIGIDLGAGGFRVEIKDNGTGLPAKVPAGGLGLENLRQRAALAGGWLEIEGWPGAGTTVTFWLPYGGDGEGRDHGHSRGAGR is encoded by the coding sequence ATGAACCCTTCCCTCCACTTCCTCACCAGGGATAACTGGTACTGGTCCTTACTTTTGTTTGTTTACGGCCTGTCTTTTTTCCTTATGGGTTTTGGCATCATAATCCAGGCGCGGCGGGGGAGCGACCTGCGCCTGGGGAGGCGCTTGCCCTTGCTGGCCGTCTTCGGCCTTTTGCATGGCCTGGTAGAGTGGGGTTACATTTTTATTCCCACTGCTATAGTTGCTGAAGGCTGGCAGACCATGAGGGGGATGGCCGTCAACGGCGGCCATGCCCTGCTCCTGGCCCTTTCCTACCTTTTTCTGCTGGCCTTCGGCATCAATCTCCTGGCGGATACCAGGGGATGGCCGGCCTGGATGAGGTTTCTGCCCCTTGCCTGTTTCGGCGGATGGCTGCTGTTTTCTGCCCTGTCTTTGCCGCAGCAAAGCACGGCTGTCGCTTCCTGGTTGATCCTTATTGAAATTACAGCGCGTTATTTACTGGCCGCCCCCGGGGCGGCGGCAAGCGGGCTGGCCATCCTGGCCCAGGGGGATGAGCTGCGGCATTTAAGGCGCGGCTCTTTAAGATTTTTCCTGGCGGGTGCTGCCGGGGCCTTATTCCTTTATGCCTTTGGCGGGGGATTGATCGTTCCGCCGGCACCTTTTTTCCCGGCCAGTTTTCTTAATACTTCCCTGCTGTTGCGCCTGGGCCTGCCAGCCCAGGCCCTGCGCATCCTCAGCAGCATCCTGGTCGCCTTCTTTATTTTCCGGCTCCTGGACGTTTACGATGCTGAGGAAAGGCACTACCGGGAGACGGCCAGGGAGCGGGAAATGATCTGGCGGGAAAGGGAAAGAATCCGGCGGGACCTCCATGACGGTTTGATCCAGTCCATCTACGGGCTGGCCCTGGGCCTGGAACACAGCCGTTCCCTGCTGGCCGAAAACCCGGCGGTGGCGGCAGAGAGGCTCGCTGTGTTGAAACACCAGGCGGAAGAGGTGATTTCCGGCCTCAGGGGATACCTGGCCGGCCTGCACCTGGGGCGGGAACTGCCGGCCGACCCGGTGGCCCTGATGAAAAGAGTGGTGACCGAGCGGGTCGGCGGTACCGGCTTAAAGGTTAACTGGTGCATCCGGGGTAACGGCCGGCCTCACCTGGATGCCGACCAGCGGGATCATCTTTATCACATGCTGATTGAGATTTTAAGCAATATACGCCGCCATGCCGGGGCCAGCGAGGCCTGGATCGGCATTGACCTGGGGGCCGGCGGTTTCAGGGTGGAAATTAAAGATAATGGTACCGGCCTTCCTGCCAAAGTGCCTGCCGGCGGTCTGGGCCTGGAAAACCTGCGGCAGCGGGCGGCCCTGGCCGGAGGCTGGCTGGAAATTGAAGGCTGGCCCGGGGCGGGAACAACCGTAACCTTCTGGCTGCCCTATGGAGGCGATGGGGAGGGGAGAGACCATGGCCATTCGCGTGGTGCTGGTAGATGA